TGGACATTTTACTGACACGTTTTTAgaacacaattaaaaatatttgctatTTTGCAGTAACACACAGCCCACCACAAGAGAAGGAACACATAAGGACGTTAGTAGACTAACAGAGGTATTTGGAACCCTCGGATTCAAAGTTAAAGTATTCAATGAGAAAGAGCATCGACAAATCTTGGATGAAATCACAGaaagtttgaaatattttattttttaattttaacttaagtTTAAAGCCCGATTTATTTTGAAGTCTTTACTTATGTTAAGTATACAGTTTAGTTTAGATATCCTAACTTCCTTCTGTACCATTGATCAGGACCCCAGtttctttaaatatctttCTCCATTGCTTTCTTTCTTCATTCGCTTCCTGCCAACGCTTCTGTATCTTCTATCCACATATTTTTAGTTCGCCGTCTTCTCTTTCTTCCTtcttggtcctttccatatAGATGTCACCTTTTTTCTGTGCATTTTGCTAAATACCCCGCCCATTGCCACTTCTCGTTTAGGCCATTATGTATAACAtttgattttgttattattttttcgctTACTTTACGTAttccttttatttttagtacgCTAAGTTCTATCTAgtgtgtattatatttagaCAAGTGTTCGACCACGAGACGAAACTAAGCGATAAGAGCGCGGCCACACGATGCGGTGACGGTGCGGTGCGGCGCCGCGCCGCAGTTATTTCAAGCTATACCTGTGCCACACGGGCGTTGCGGTATGGCAATATATTTTACCCCTCCCCGCCTCGTCTCGCAGGACACAAGCCCGGCGCGCTGGCGGAGCGACGCCGCGCGGCGGGGCAACGCGTCGTGTGACATGGTATAGTAATTTGTATATAGGATGACGTTGCGGCACGGCTCCGGCGCCGCACCGCACCGTTACCGCATCGTGTGGCCGCGCTCTTGTCTCGGCTCCCAATCGTACCCTAAAATCCTACTGTGTTTGTTGCCATGGCGAcgatattaaatttacttatcTTTAGTCTTTTATAAGGCCCGTACTTAATGGAGAGCCCTTAGGGGcaatttttatctatatctTTCTAACGATTACAGTAACGTCTAAAGATCATAAAGAGGCGTCATGCATATTCTTCGCATTTCTATCACACGGTGACAAGGGTGGTATAATCTACGCCGCAGATCGTCCTTATCAATTCAAGGACGTTTTAGCTATACTTGAAAATTGTCATTCTAGTCTGCTGGGAAAACCTAAAGTATTGTTCGTTCAGGTAtgtataaactatttatagtaaattttatttcacagTCAATCGTTATTAAaagtaacataaattttattttttgttaacagGCTTGCAGAGGATATCAAATAGACAGCGGCAGGAGAATAGAGTTAGATAGTTCTGGGCGGGCTTCTTATCTTATCCCCACACACGCAGATTTTCTCGTACTGTACTCAACTGTTGAAGGTACCATTTTTTCTAGCTAAATCGTatcattacatttaaataactatgTTAGGTTATTTTTCCTAAACTTGTATATTAGAGAAATCACTCGTTAGCGAAAATGCCGCCCGTAGCCTGATAATTTATGTAacttgatttttataatatgtatgtttaaggtaacaaactataaattaataatagtactatatatatttgttccaaatattattttgagcTCATATTGGATCACGAAGTTAACACGATAACTATACCTGCGCATGACCAGAGGCTCTACAACCTTTaaggtttgggcctcagattttggTATCAGTTTCGtgatcaattgttttttaatacgcaagtaggtgataaaTCTTCTGTGCCTTACACACTCCATCCACTGTTTGGGTGTAAGGCTTTCCTCTAGATGTTTCCATCACCTCGAGtgctaaatgcgcacaaaggCAGAAAGCCCTTTGTTGCACAACCAAGAATGGAAccttcgacctcagggattAGAGCTGCTgatcgcacactgaagccaggCTAACAATgcatcttcttcttcttatagtgccatctccttgcgaagtttggcgatcatcatggctattttaattttggatgccgcgcttctaaacaatgacttggtgctttgaccaaaccattgtctcaagtttttcaaccaggacgtgcgtctgcggccaggtctccttctaccctttgccttgtatgattagttgGAGGAGCtcatattttacatacataacaATGCATggttaacttaattattttgaaattattatccCCGCAAGTCAAGCCATGGACCtctaagttatatatatacgcCTTGCAATAACCACTCACTTAACATAAAATGTAGGCTTTTACATGGGTTGTTCAAATAGTCTATATGTTGATTTTCAGATCACATCTCATACAGAAACGTATACGGCTCATTCCTGATCCAAGACCTATGTGACATTATCGAGGCTTACCGCGAGTTCTATGACCTGCTGCACATGCTGACGTTGGTGCACAATAGGGTTGCTTTTCATCGTTCTACCTATACGCCGTCAAAGTTGAGAAATCACAACAAAAAGCAGATGCCGGAGACCAAATATTCCCTTACTAAGCTGATAAGGCTTTAAGTCGCTCAAAGGTTGAAAAAAACCAGTTAAAATTGGtcatataacattatatatattataattaaacattatttagtttgaaggacttattaaataacacgaaacttaatttacaaaaaatattatggttAATGATTATCGTACGCGACTAATACAgacttaaataaaagatttacgGTTTCATTTAAGCgcgatattattaattaattttattcttgaTGTCTCTAGATGTTTCCATCACCTACTTTACCGCAGTTGTAGTATCACTGTGTTGTTGAATAAAGTAATAACTAAAGctgtgtccagtttgtgtttccaccacaCCAACTACTGCCTATTTAAGATCAtgtatactataaataaataaagatgaaataaagttagatttatttaataaataaaatttagtaacAGAAATTGAACAACGAAACAAAACCGATCAACCATAGAGATGTTTATCGGTCCTTAAGGAGACCGCCGTAACAATTTAAGACAATTAATCGATATTCTTAGAAaggttaaaagaaaaaaagatagCGCCTTTTAGTAGGTTAACTACGAATTCTCTCATTGTTTCCCTTCTAAGAATAATGTTCACGAAAGTGGgccatttatttcttaatgacAATAACTCAAGTGACCGTTCGTTAAAGTAGCTTTAATTTTACTGCTTTAGGAATCgttatacagaaataaattttgaaatgtatatattttacttgttTGTGAGAAGATCAAAAGAAGTAAAAGTACGTTGCCCTTCAAGAGTACCATTCACAAAAGAGACTTATGTtaaaattcaatacatttttgtcgTTCGTATGACTAGTCTCAtgtctgaatcttaccctaagGCCATTAGAGGGAATAGATAAGAAATGATTACCGTAGCGTAGACGAACATTACAAGGacgctgccctgcgattctgtaactcactttccgaactctcacagcggttttcgcagcggcggtcgcactcaaatcagtcgtgaagcagtcattttatgatttggcattctggaaaggtgggagcttgtagtttattgtttatcagaatgccaaatcataaaatgactgcttcacgactgatttgagtacgaccgccgctgcgaaaaccgctgtgtgagttcgaaaagtgagttacagaatcgcaaggctgtaccGAAAACTAGTGCAAATTAATACAACAATCCAAAAAGTCTTTCTCACATAACTTTGcatgtaaattatataactcCCTCTGTAGAAGGTTAACTGTAAACAAAACCCCGCAGTCAAGAACGCAATGTagagcaaaaaataaaatcggcCCCACACCACGATATAATTACGTGATTGCAACGTGTCGCACGGGGGTCTGTGGCTGATTTTGACAAAGTAttaaatgttacacaaaatgTCAGCGATCATTTTAAGGAATTACGAGAAAAAAAGaatgaatacaaatattacGGACGCTTTGTACTTAagtgatattaatttaatcagtggcgctacaacgtctataggtttgggcctcagatttataaatctgtttcatgataatctttcaatctaataggcaagtagctgATCAGCCtgttgtgcctgacacacgccgtcgactgaaaattaggggttgtatgtatttttgtatgctgtatcttaaaaaaataaaaatttactaaaaaataaaaaaaataattttggggtggacacccctttcAGTTAGGGATTTGAAAGATAGAGATTCTCAACTTATTGagtatgcataaaaaaattcataggaatcggttgagccgtttcggaggagtatgggaacgaacattgtgacacgagaattttatatattaagatattggtaaataaacattttcataattttatatagaaaccGTTCACAAACAGTCCCTCATAACATAGACCACACAGCATCGCATGGAATGTCGTAAACAAAGTTACGGACGTGTTTAGACATTTCGAGACTCTATATCAAAACTAGCATAGATGGGTTTAAAATacttgttaaaattatatacataaagcTTTAGGCGTGTAATAGAAAGCTaagatgttttgttttaaatgcaTTTTGATGTAGGCACTTAACTGTAAACACAGAAATCTGACGAAAGTCTAAACagaaaaattatgaaacagatgTGAGGTTCAAAGAGAGCGCCAGCCACTCTACGCCACGTTGTAGATATCAAATCAATAGCGAAATAAAGTAATTCTAACTGTAAATATAGTAGGAGAGGTGGCACCAATTTTTGGGCAGGTATTTGAGGCAAGCTGAAAACTTGTCACATACCTCTCCTATTATATTCCAACACGGAATTGCAGACCTGGCTGGTGAGTAGCGGGGCTAAATCAACCCctacatttttgaaaatattaatttttttttcccaaaaatatatttgaggcaatacgaaatttatatatgttgcagtgtaatacttaataaatacgaaaaaaaataagccagACAATTTAATCGGGGCTTTAACATTACCAGACgcgtgcaaatattttttcaaaaaattataaaaaatgtttttgaggcagcttgaaattttaatggagtgttatttataactataaaataaaattcccaAAAAGACAGATCATTTCGGTAGGGCTTTCTACCTGCCAGgcgatcaaacaaataatggTTGGGTACGGGCCTGTACTACTATAGACAAGCTGTAGTGTGAGAGAGAGCGCATATCGACAGCTGTCTTCGTTCTTGCTTGCCGCGTTACTATTGGCTCTAGTGAGGCCACGTGACTTACAATAACCCATGAGGTTTTTAGTTAGAATTTCGGAGTCGTTACTTTCAGTCGTATTATTCTACTAATGGTATTATTACACTATTTAAAACtcaaataattagaaaatgtCTAGTGAAAAGTTAGTTTgtgttatttgtaaaaaaaatgatgcTAAAGTGATTGCTTTTGTGGAGAAAACTCTCAAAAAAAGTCAGGCGGTGTTAAATATCCGTAAACATCATaggttaaaatataatcatattGTTTTGCCAGTGATTCCTAACCTTTCAGATGGTTATCACACAAGTTGttataagaattttatagCTTTGATGAATAAATATAGTGAAAATACTGTGATTGAATCCAATATTTATACTCTTACAAAAggtattgtattaatttaattatttttcaagcaTTACAtactgataaataaaattaagcatTTACAGCTCTTCTTTCTTCTGAATTAAAACAACATCTCTTAAGAACGCAATATATAACAAGCATTTGGAGAAATGCATATTTACGATTCCCCAGTTCTTTGACACCTAATAGAAACGGATGGACACTTAATGAGGATACGCTAGATTTTCACTGGTTTGACGGAGAGTGTATGCCGCAATTAGTATTCGACGCTGTTGTTCAcgaggaaaataaaaataacaatgatgAAAATCATACTACAGGTGAGAATaaatggtttatttttaataactgctGCATTCAAATTTCtgtgattaattaaaaaaataaatatctatttcttTTCGCAGATGATGAAGAGGTTGCCGAATCTGATACAGATGAATCCGAAGATTCAAGTAGTTCTGATGAAGATTCTGATCCACAGAcgaaaaatgataatttatctGACGTGAaacgaatttaatttatttctaatttttttatacttaaataattgaaacactaaagaaatattatatttttataaatctagttttgcgattttgtattttaatcattggttttttttatacgtaactcttattaattttaagatgaaaaaggttttaaatttcCGTATAAATTTTGACTTGCAATAATGTCAGAGaaacaatttttagttttgaatgTAGGGGCAACAGTATGAATTCtgtactgattttttttttaattctcttcaaaaaataaatatttttacggaaatatcaaatatttaacaattcaTTACGTTTAAATTCGCATTAAAATTGGCAAAATGGctaattttttaagataaaaaagaaatcacaAAAATATCTCCCTTTAACGTCCATAAATCAATACAATCACTTTTATGCAAAATGTATTTAGTACAAATtcagaaaattttatatttttttactccgAAATTCTAACTAGAAACCTCATGGGTTATTGTAAGTCACGTGGCCTCGCTAGAGCCAATAGTAACGCGGCAAGCAAGAACGAAGACAGCTGTCGTTATGCGCTCTCTCTCACACTACAGCTTGTCTATAGTAGTACAGGCCCGTACCCAtccattatttgtttgatcgcCTGGCAGGTAGAAAGCCCTACCGAAATGATCTGTCTTTTtgggaattttattttatagttataaataacactccattaaaatttcaagctgcctcaaaaacattttttataatttttttgaaaaaatatttgcacgcGTCTGGTAATGTTAAAGCCCCGATTAAATTGTctggcttattttttttcgtatttattaagtattacactgcaacatatataaattgcgtattgcctcaaatatatttttgggaaaaaaaaattaatattttcaaaaatgtagGGGTTGATTTAGCCCCGCTACTCACCAGCCAGGTCTGCAATTCCGTGTTGGAATATAATAGGAGAGGTATGTGACAAGTTTTCAGCTTGCCTCAAATACCTGCCCAAAAATTGGTGCCAGCTCTCGGACCAATAATAGAGAGGCATTCAAAAGAACTAGAATAGAATCATAGACTATATCACTTTTCTAATAATATAGGTAAGCTTGGCGTAGTTGTGGAATATCGACGCC
Above is a genomic segment from Pieris napi chromosome 7, ilPieNapi1.2, whole genome shotgun sequence containing:
- the LOC125051105 gene encoding caspase-like, with protein sequence MDETQADASASERQETNSSVPVEIRTKPSFNPNELYYDMSGIKYLYIFNHYEFQKTKYFNNTQPTTREGTHKDVSRLTEVFGTLGFKVKVFNEKEHRQILDEITEITSKDHKEASCIFFAFLSHGDKGGIIYAADRPYQFKDVLAILENCHSSLLGKPKVLFVQACRGYQIDSGRRIELDSSGRASYLIPTHADFLVLYSTVEDHISYRNVYGSFLIQDLCDIIEAYREFYDLLHMLTLVHNRVAFHRSTYTPSKLRNHNKKQMPETKYSLTKLIRL